The following coding sequences are from one Aliarcobacter skirrowii CCUG 10374 window:
- the soxB gene encoding thiosulfohydrolase SoxB, which translates to MSKLSRREFVYMMAALGATPIFANSHTRMVETSKKLEDYYKLKPFGNARFIHMTDCHAQLLPVYFREPSVNLGFYGNLGKPPHIVGEKFLDYYGIKGNKRLEYAFSCVNFEEHAKVMGKTGGFAQIKTVVDFLRDSFGKDKTLFLDGGDTWQGSATALWTRGKDMVGALNLLGVDVCVGHWEFTYEAKEILENVKELNAEFLAQNVFVKEDAMMNGAEAYDEDSGHAFKPYTIKKMGDARVAIIGQAFPYTTIANPQRFIPDWTFGINENSMQELVDQIKEDEKPDAIIVLSHNGFDTDKKMAEVVTGIDFIMGGHTHDGVPEAYPVKNSSGTTYVCNAGSNGKFLNVLDLDIQNGKIKDFKFTLLPIFSDLIPEDKKMKKYIEDVRLPYLKELTRPIATTEETLFRRGNFNGSWDQIICDALIEINDAQISLSPGFRWGTSVMPNQTITFDDLMTQTAMTYPETYVRDIKGSELKLILEDVADNLFNEDPFLQQGGDMVRTGGISYKIDPKAKIGERISNIVLSKTGKKIDANKSYRVSGWSTVGAKSEGEPVWETVEKYLKNIKHISKVKIDTPDIVGIKGNPGII; encoded by the coding sequence ATGAGTAAATTAAGTAGAAGAGAGTTTGTATATATGATGGCAGCTTTAGGAGCAACTCCTATATTTGCAAACTCTCATACAAGAATGGTAGAAACATCTAAAAAATTAGAAGATTACTATAAATTAAAACCATTTGGTAATGCAAGATTTATACATATGACAGATTGTCATGCACAGTTATTACCTGTTTATTTTAGAGAACCAAGTGTTAATTTAGGATTTTATGGAAATTTAGGAAAACCACCACATATTGTTGGTGAAAAATTTTTAGATTACTATGGAATAAAAGGAAATAAAAGACTTGAATATGCATTTTCATGTGTAAATTTTGAAGAGCATGCAAAAGTTATGGGTAAAACAGGTGGTTTTGCACAAATAAAAACAGTAGTTGATTTTTTAAGAGATAGTTTTGGAAAAGATAAAACTCTATTTTTAGATGGTGGAGATACTTGGCAAGGAAGTGCAACAGCTTTATGGACTAGAGGTAAAGATATGGTTGGAGCTTTAAATTTACTTGGAGTTGATGTTTGTGTTGGGCACTGGGAGTTTACATATGAAGCTAAAGAGATTCTTGAAAATGTTAAAGAGTTAAATGCAGAATTCTTAGCACAAAATGTTTTTGTAAAAGAAGATGCTATGATGAATGGTGCTGAAGCTTATGATGAAGATAGTGGACACGCGTTTAAACCATATACAATTAAAAAAATGGGTGATGCTAGAGTTGCTATTATTGGACAAGCTTTCCCTTATACAACAATTGCAAATCCTCAAAGATTTATTCCTGATTGGACATTTGGAATAAATGAAAATAGCATGCAAGAGTTAGTTGATCAAATTAAAGAAGATGAGAAACCAGATGCTATTATCGTTCTATCTCACAATGGTTTTGATACAGATAAAAAAATGGCAGAGGTTGTAACTGGAATTGATTTTATTATGGGTGGTCATACACACGATGGTGTTCCAGAAGCTTATCCTGTTAAAAACTCATCAGGTACAACTTATGTTTGTAATGCAGGAAGCAATGGTAAATTCTTAAATGTTTTAGATTTAGATATTCAAAATGGAAAAATCAAAGATTTTAAATTTACACTTCTTCCAATATTCTCAGATTTAATTCCTGAAGATAAAAAAATGAAAAAATATATTGAAGATGTAAGACTTCCTTATTTAAAAGAGCTTACAAGACCAATTGCTACAACTGAAGAGACGCTATTTAGAAGAGGTAACTTCAATGGTTCTTGGGATCAAATTATTTGTGATGCTTTGATTGAGATAAATGATGCACAAATTTCACTATCTCCAGGATTTAGATGGGGAACTTCAGTTATGCCAAATCAAACAATTACTTTTGATGATTTAATGACACAAACAGCTATGACATATCCTGAAACATATGTTAGAGATATAAAAGGAAGTGAACTAAAACTTATATTAGAAGATGTTGCTGATAACTTGTTTAATGAAGATCCATTTTTACAACAAGGTGGAGATATGGTTAGAACAGGTGGAATTTCATATAAAATTGATCCAAAAGCAAAAATTGGAGAGAGAATTTCAAATATAGTTTTAAGCAAAACAGGTAAAAAAATTGATGCTAATAAATCTTACAGAGTTTCTGGTTGGTCAACTGTTGGAGCAAAAAGTGAGGGTGAACCAGTTTGGGAAACTGTTGAGAAATATTTAAAAAATATTAAACATATTAGTAAAGTAAAAATTGATACTCCTGATATTGTTGGAATAAAAGGTAATCCTGGAATTATCTAA
- a CDS encoding alpha/beta hydrolase — translation MLKNIFVFILFLSSNLFAITKSECLKKGEDFVFVKNECINYKAFVTDEDALNIIVHGTWDEGTDIIARYSPFAEDISMRTDVSTIALALPGYSESTSENYKAIGNKEQKNLAATKKYVDFFIALVEELKKEFESTKTTIIAHSAGCMLSATAIGIKPDLVDNLVCAGGVYDIHKKSPQKGLISAVDVIDKISKDTKIVLIYGSDDKVSTPKMSKDFYNLAKKKGLNVELVEVKNAAHMDLEMQKESLEAIENLFE, via the coding sequence ATGTTAAAAAATATTTTTGTTTTTATTCTGTTCTTATCTTCAAATTTATTTGCAATTACTAAAAGTGAATGTTTAAAAAAAGGTGAAGATTTTGTATTTGTAAAAAATGAGTGTATAAACTATAAAGCTTTTGTTACAGATGAAGATGCTCTTAATATAATTGTTCATGGAACTTGGGACGAGGGAACTGACATTATTGCTAGATACTCTCCTTTTGCTGAGGATATATCTATGAGAACAGATGTTTCAACAATAGCCTTAGCGCTTCCTGGTTACTCTGAAAGTACAAGTGAAAACTATAAAGCTATTGGAAATAAAGAGCAGAAAAACCTTGCAGCTACAAAAAAATATGTTGATTTTTTTATTGCTTTGGTTGAAGAGTTGAAAAAAGAGTTTGAATCAACTAAAACTACAATAATTGCTCATAGTGCTGGTTGTATGCTAAGTGCAACTGCTATTGGGATTAAACCAGATTTAGTTGATAATTTAGTTTGTGCTGGAGGAGTTTATGATATTCATAAAAAGAGTCCACAAAAAGGTCTAATTTCAGCAGTTGATGTTATTGATAAAATCTCAAAAGATACAAAAATAGTTTTAATATATGGTAGTGATGATAAAGTTTCAACTCCTAAAATGAGTAAAGATTTTTATAATCTTGCAAAGAAAAAAGGTTTAAATGTTGAATTAGTAGAAGTTAAAAATGCAGCTCATATGGATTTAGAGATGCAAAAAGAGTCTTTAGAAGCTATTGAAAATCTATTTGAATAG
- a CDS encoding DsrE family protein, which produces MLKKIVIFFCFFVFAFSQSSFGNPQPSFDNPRKVVYSLYVNDLDTVNQTIGSIYNILKEYPSESLKVVVVVYGKGMRVLKNDYDKDTQARIKSLMQYDVEFIGCKNTMQSMNWTEDDFMDGISYTQAGIVELIERKVDGYIGIVAY; this is translated from the coding sequence ATGTTAAAAAAAATAGTTATATTTTTTTGTTTTTTTGTTTTTGCATTTTCGCAAAGTAGTTTTGGTAACCCGCAACCAAGTTTTGATAATCCAAGAAAGGTTGTATACTCTTTATATGTAAATGATTTAGATACTGTAAATCAAACTATTGGTTCTATTTATAATATTTTAAAAGAGTATCCAAGTGAGAGTTTAAAAGTTGTGGTTGTTGTTTATGGTAAAGGAATGAGAGTTTTAAAAAATGATTATGATAAAGATACTCAAGCAAGAATTAAATCTTTAATGCAGTATGATGTAGAGTTTATTGGATGTAAAAATACTATGCAAAGTATGAATTGGACTGAAGATGATTTTATGGATGGTATTTCATATACTCAAGCTGGAATTGTTGAGCTTATTGAGAGAAAAGTTGATGGCTATATAGGGATTGTAGCTTATTAA
- the gpmI gene encoding 2,3-bisphosphoglycerate-independent phosphoglycerate mutase: MSNKTLLIITDGIGHNSSCNFNAFCNAKKPTYDYLFKNVPYSLIHTYGEYVGLPDNQMGNSEVGHMTIGSGRVLYQDLVKIHLAIKNDTLKDNVIVKNTIEKSNNIHLIGLASDGGVHSHIDHIIALAKIAQNKNKKVWLHLITDGRDVAPDCAKIYIEKVINICNENIKIATIGGRYYAMDRDNRWDRVELAYNAIANATPKTKDNILDFIDNSYKNEIFDEFLIPTALDGYDGIKDGDGVIFCNFRSDRARELSSVFAKNDFKEFEKKILNIQIASMTLYDKNIPIPVIFEKDNPTNTLAQVISDAGLTQLHTAETEKYAHVTFFFNGGVEEPFLNETRVLIPSPNVATYDLQPQMSAPKVAEAVKLAMKNQTDFIVVNFANGDMVGHTGVYEAAIKAVEAVDYELGLILEEAKNSNYNIVLTSDHGNCEMMRDENGNTLTNHTVGDVYCFVIAPNVKEVKTGSLNNIAPTVLKLMGLDIPKEMDEPLI, translated from the coding sequence ATGAGTAATAAAACACTATTAATAATAACTGACGGAATTGGACATAATAGCTCTTGCAATTTTAATGCTTTTTGTAATGCAAAAAAACCAACATATGACTATCTTTTTAAAAATGTTCCTTATAGTTTAATTCATACATATGGGGAGTATGTTGGGTTACCAGATAATCAAATGGGGAATAGTGAAGTTGGACATATGACTATTGGAAGTGGAAGAGTTTTATATCAAGATTTAGTAAAAATTCATTTAGCTATCAAAAATGATACACTTAAAGATAATGTTATTGTAAAAAATACAATTGAAAAATCAAACAATATTCATCTAATTGGACTTGCTAGTGATGGTGGAGTTCACTCTCATATTGATCACATTATTGCTTTGGCAAAAATAGCTCAAAATAAAAATAAAAAAGTTTGGCTTCACCTTATAACTGATGGTAGAGATGTTGCGCCTGATTGCGCAAAAATCTATATTGAAAAAGTTATAAATATTTGCAATGAGAATATAAAAATTGCAACAATCGGCGGAAGATATTATGCAATGGACAGAGATAATAGATGGGATAGAGTAGAACTTGCTTATAATGCAATTGCAAATGCAACTCCTAAAACCAAGGATAATATTTTAGATTTTATAGATAACTCTTACAAAAATGAGATATTTGATGAGTTTTTAATTCCAACTGCACTAGATGGTTATGATGGAATTAAAGATGGTGATGGAGTTATTTTTTGCAATTTTAGAAGCGATAGAGCAAGAGAGCTTTCAAGTGTATTTGCAAAAAATGATTTTAAAGAGTTTGAGAAAAAAATATTAAATATTCAAATTGCGAGTATGACTTTATATGATAAAAATATTCCAATTCCTGTAATATTTGAAAAAGATAATCCAACAAATACTTTAGCGCAAGTTATTTCAGATGCTGGCTTAACTCAACTTCATACAGCAGAAACTGAAAAATATGCTCATGTAACATTTTTCTTTAATGGTGGAGTTGAAGAGCCATTTTTAAATGAAACAAGAGTTTTAATACCTTCACCAAATGTTGCAACTTATGATTTACAACCCCAAATGTCAGCTCCAAAAGTAGCAGAAGCTGTAAAACTTGCTATGAAAAATCAAACAGATTTTATTGTTGTAAATTTTGCAAACGGTGATATGGTTGGTCATACTGGAGTTTATGAAGCAGCTATAAAAGCTGTTGAAGCTGTTGATTATGAACTTGGGCTTATTTTAGAAGAGGCAAAAAATAGCAACTATAATATAGTATTAACATCTGACCATGGAAATTGTGAGATGATGAGAGATGAAAATGGAAATACTCTTACAAATCATACAGTTGGAGATGTTTATTGTTTTGTGATTGCACCAAATGTTAAAGAGGTAAAAACTGGAAGTTTAAATAACATTGCACCAACAGTTTTAAAACTTATGGGACTTGATATACCAAAAGAGATGGATGAGCCTTTAATATAA
- a CDS encoding thioredoxin family protein, translated as MKIIFVLFAVTISLFASFEDGKKVFDAKCATCHKEYIPMNLLKENFFEKNNTLLNLKAPSANLMVWAMFDSSKKIGDENDKEFQEIEIGIYLKSYLENPDRFNSICDDSALGHYENKSSMKGELSEDDYLNLTTYFMEFKDNIKEEDIYKEPKYSQKDEDTILTKAKKEGKKIIVYATSNSCYFCKKMDREVFSDSSIKKILDANYIFLEIDMDSSSLPFDLQKEYKRITPSFFFINSNKKLLSQYPGAWKKDDFLKLLMDNR; from the coding sequence ATGAAAATAATATTTGTTCTATTTGCAGTGACTATAAGTTTATTTGCAAGTTTTGAAGATGGTAAAAAAGTTTTTGATGCTAAGTGTGCTACTTGTCATAAAGAGTATATTCCTATGAACTTATTAAAAGAAAACTTCTTTGAAAAAAATAATACACTTTTAAATTTAAAAGCTCCTAGTGCAAACTTAATGGTTTGGGCAATGTTCGATAGCTCAAAAAAAATTGGTGATGAAAATGATAAAGAGTTTCAAGAGATTGAGATAGGAATATATTTAAAGTCATATTTAGAAAATCCAGATAGATTTAACTCAATTTGTGATGATAGTGCTTTGGGACATTATGAAAATAAAAGTAGTATGAAAGGTGAATTAAGTGAAGATGATTACCTTAATTTAACAACTTATTTTATGGAATTTAAAGATAATATAAAAGAAGAAGATATCTATAAAGAGCCAAAGTATTCACAAAAAGATGAAGATACTATTTTAACAAAAGCAAAAAAAGAGGGTAAAAAAATTATAGTTTATGCAACTTCAAATAGTTGTTATTTTTGTAAAAAAATGGATAGAGAAGTTTTTTCTGATTCTAGTATAAAAAAGATATTAGATGCTAACTATATATTTTTAGAGATTGATATGGATAGTTCATCTTTACCTTTTGATCTACAAAAAGAGTATAAAAGAATAACTCCTAGCTTTTTCTTTATAAATAGTAATAAAAAGCTTTTATCACAATATCCAGGAGCTTGGAAAAAAGATGATTTTTTAAAACTATTAATGGATAATAGATGA
- a CDS encoding MOSC domain-containing protein: protein MRILGKVIDTFSATKEQSSLPRPKVKSLNLIKDYGIEFDKFAGKKLDQTVLIVGIKSYEIAKNNGVFLEYGSLGENVLLDFDPHEFEVGTCFKIAEAIIQITQICTVCNHLAIFNDNLPKLLKEHRGVYCRILNSGVILNNMKVEEYIC, encoded by the coding sequence ATGAGAATTTTAGGAAAAGTAATAGATACTTTTAGTGCAACAAAAGAGCAAAGTTCTCTTCCAAGACCAAAGGTTAAATCTTTAAATTTAATAAAAGATTATGGAATAGAGTTTGATAAATTTGCTGGTAAAAAGCTTGATCAAACTGTTTTGATAGTTGGTATTAAATCTTATGAGATAGCAAAAAATAATGGTGTTTTTTTAGAGTATGGAAGTTTGGGTGAGAATGTTTTATTAGATTTTGATCCACATGAATTTGAAGTTGGAACTTGTTTTAAAATAGCTGAGGCTATAATACAAATAACTCAAATTTGTACGGTTTGTAACCATTTAGCTATATTTAATGATAATTTACCCAAACTTTTAAAAGAACATAGAGGAGTTTATTGTAGAATTTTAAACTCTGGAGTTATTTTAAATAATATGAAAGTAGAGGAGTATATATGTTAA
- the soxX gene encoding sulfur oxidation c-type cytochrome SoxX translates to MYLIKKIAAVLSVGFLTILNANSVENTDLIKKGEVIYKTNTKGNCIACHDANGKTLDGPGTLGPKLQFLALWPEEALYSKIFDPTNPGDPITAMPAFGRNGWLSDDEIKAVVAYLKTIN, encoded by the coding sequence ATGTATTTAATTAAAAAAATTGCAGCTGTTTTATCTGTTGGATTTTTAACTATTTTAAATGCAAATTCAGTAGAAAATACTGATTTGATTAAAAAAGGTGAAGTTATATATAAGACAAATACAAAAGGTAATTGTATAGCTTGTCATGATGCTAATGGTAAAACATTAGATGGGCCTGGAACTTTGGGTCCAAAATTGCAATTTTTAGCACTTTGGCCAGAAGAGGCATTGTATAGTAAAATTTTTGATCCAACAAACCCAGGAGATCCTATAACTGCAATGCCAGCATTTGGAAGAAACGGTTGGTTAAGTGATGATGAGATAAAAGCAGTTGTCGCTTATTTAAAAACAATAAATTAA
- the soxY gene encoding thiosulfate oxidation carrier protein SoxY yields MLNRRKFLGLGLGAIAVATVPAHLSAEDFRATKPKAWTATKFDEAVKELFGKTATTQSGISLTAPDIAENGAVIPISFKTDLKASKIAVFQDANPESTVAVFTVNDNMVLDYAFRIKMQKSGTVTVIADVGGQLYSASKEIKVTIGGCGG; encoded by the coding sequence ATGTTAAATAGAAGAAAATTTTTAGGATTAGGATTAGGTGCAATTGCAGTTGCAACTGTTCCAGCACATTTAAGTGCAGAAGATTTTAGAGCTACAAAACCAAAAGCTTGGACTGCAACAAAATTTGATGAAGCAGTTAAAGAACTTTTTGGAAAAACTGCTACAACTCAAAGTGGAATTTCATTAACAGCTCCTGATATTGCTGAAAATGGTGCAGTTATTCCAATCTCTTTTAAAACAGATTTAAAAGCAAGTAAAATTGCAGTATTCCAAGATGCAAATCCAGAGAGTACGGTTGCTGTGTTTACAGTAAATGACAATATGGTTTTAGACTATGCATTTAGAATTAAAATGCAAAAATCAGGTACTGTTACTGTAATTGCAGATGTAGGTGGTCAACTATATTCAGCATCAAAAGAGATTAAAGTTACAATTGGTGGATGTGGTGGGTGA
- the soxZ gene encoding thiosulfate oxidation carrier complex protein SoxZ encodes MSGTTKIRAKLNKNGICEVRALASHEMLSYQEAERAKKEANFITYLVAKIGDKVVYEVSSSQFLSKDPYFKFSFKGAKSGDEITISWKDLKGNSDTTVEKIK; translated from the coding sequence ATGTCAGGAACAACAAAAATAAGAGCAAAATTAAATAAAAATGGTATTTGTGAAGTTAGAGCTTTAGCATCACATGAGATGTTAAGTTATCAAGAGGCTGAAAGAGCAAAAAAAGAGGCAAATTTTATTACATATTTAGTTGCTAAAATTGGAGATAAAGTTGTATATGAAGTAAGTTCTAGTCAATTTTTATCAAAAGATCCTTACTTTAAATTTTCATTTAAAGGTGCAAAATCTGGAGATGAGATAACTATATCTTGGAAAGATTTAAAAGGAAATAGTGATACAACTGTTGAAAAAATTAAATAA
- the soxA gene encoding sulfur oxidation c-type cytochrome SoxA, whose amino-acid sequence MFSKLLRSTIILFLSSSYLSGSNFNEGAEKDRVAAIKYFEAKFEDPAKNYGKFFPYFTQEELEERYDKNLKHMDFNIGSYAYSKDGRLQYEALKEMPPYEDAIEKGEELYTKKFANGNSLQTCFPDLTIAGTFPYYDKEKKELISLTKAVNDCLRANGEKEWNTKKGAMAEFQAYFVNESKEAGKVFDIQINSQEEKDAYERGKEYYYYQRGYLKLSCATCHIHGSGNRVRNEVLSPLVGQVTHFPVFRLRWAEIGTLERRISGCVVDQGQVPPKDESQTMIELLYFLAYMSNEMPVDGPDVRK is encoded by the coding sequence ATGTTTAGTAAATTACTAAGATCAACTATAATTCTATTTTTATCTTCTTCTTACTTAAGTGGTTCAAATTTTAATGAAGGTGCAGAAAAAGATAGAGTTGCTGCAATTAAATATTTTGAAGCTAAGTTTGAAGACCCAGCAAAAAATTATGGTAAATTCTTTCCTTATTTTACTCAAGAAGAGCTAGAAGAGAGATATGATAAAAATCTAAAACATATGGATTTTAATATTGGAAGCTATGCATATTCAAAAGATGGAAGATTACAATATGAGGCATTAAAAGAGATGCCTCCTTACGAAGATGCTATTGAAAAAGGTGAAGAGTTATATACAAAAAAATTTGCAAATGGTAACTCATTACAGACTTGTTTTCCTGATTTAACAATTGCTGGAACATTTCCATACTATGATAAAGAGAAAAAAGAGTTAATCTCTTTAACAAAAGCTGTAAATGATTGTTTAAGAGCAAATGGTGAAAAAGAGTGGAATACAAAAAAAGGTGCTATGGCCGAATTTCAAGCCTATTTTGTAAATGAGAGTAAAGAGGCTGGAAAAGTTTTTGATATTCAAATTAATAGTCAAGAAGAGAAAGATGCTTATGAAAGAGGAAAAGAGTATTACTATTATCAAAGAGGTTATTTAAAACTATCTTGTGCAACATGTCATATTCACGGTTCTGGTAATAGAGTAAGAAATGAGGTTTTATCTCCACTTGTTGGACAAGTTACTCATTTTCCAGTTTTCAGGCTTAGATGGGCAGAAATTGGTACTTTAGAGAGAAGAATTTCAGGTTGTGTTGTAGATCAAGGTCAAGTTCCACCAAAAGATGAGAGTCAAACTATGATTGAACTACTATACTTTTTAGCTTATATGTCAAATGAGATGCCAGTTGATGGTCCTGATGTAAGAAAATAA
- a CDS encoding ATP-binding cassette domain-containing protein: MIDIKKLKISYENISLVDISFKINSSIALVGESGSGKSLTLKALLNMLPTNLRVEKEIEYEFELDSNTIGFIPQNPFLSLSTMTKIKDQMFCEFSKVEEVFKLLNLSLDILEKYPSQISGGQVQRVVIAIAISRDIKLLLLDEPTTALDFENKTNIINIVNSLKEQLGIKILFVTHDIATIENICDDIMILKNGKIIESGTTKEILENPQTAYTKLLISSSFKNKEFRK, translated from the coding sequence ATGATTGATATTAAAAAATTAAAAATCTCTTACGAGAATATTTCATTAGTTGATATATCATTTAAAATAAATAGTTCAATAGCTTTAGTAGGAGAGAGTGGAAGCGGTAAATCTCTTACTTTAAAAGCTCTTTTAAATATGCTTCCTACTAATTTAAGAGTTGAAAAAGAGATAGAGTATGAGTTTGAACTTGATTCAAATACAATTGGTTTTATTCCTCAAAATCCATTTTTATCACTCTCTACTATGACAAAAATAAAAGATCAAATGTTTTGTGAATTTAGTAAAGTAGAAGAAGTTTTTAAACTTTTAAACCTATCTTTGGATATTTTAGAAAAATATCCTTCACAAATTAGTGGTGGTCAAGTTCAAAGAGTTGTAATTGCAATAGCAATTAGCAGAGATATTAAACTTTTACTTTTAGATGAACCAACTACTGCTTTAGATTTTGAAAATAAAACAAATATTATAAACATAGTAAATAGTTTAAAAGAGCAACTTGGAATTAAAATTCTTTTTGTAACTCACGATATAGCAACAATAGAGAATATTTGTGATGATATAATGATTTTAAAAAATGGAAAAATTATTGAATCTGGTACAACAAAAGAGATTTTAGAAAATCCTCAAACAGCTTACACAAAACTTTTAATAAGTTCTAGCTTTAAAAATAAAGAATTTAGGAAATAA
- a CDS encoding penicillin-binding protein 1A — protein sequence MLKKFTKIIFILSIFLGIAIFVFLYDLYQTIKDDIDKVVNYKPKLSTQFYDNKGRLLANTFKDENREYVIYDDIPARVIEGLVAIEDTQFFEHYGINPDAISRAMIKNIQSGGYSEGASTLTQQLIKVLVLTREKTLLRKVKEALLSLRLETILTKEQILERYLNEVYFGHGYYGIQTAAKGYFNKNLYELTLKEIAILVGLPRAPSFYDPTKNLQISLTRANQVVSRMHTLGWINDEQYEEALSETPEVFNQTLTQNVAPWAIDYAVNELSTQYPDILYGGYKVYLTLDLDLQNIAIDALNKSYNLAINRNANYIKELEEKDWIKNPPADVELDYIDDELFKKELNGALLSMENSTGKILAIVGGVDYSKSMFHRAYQSKRQAGSAIKPFFYQTALNEGYNPATQLFDISRTYTFEVDGVEQRWSPRNYGENFKGVVTLRESLMQSRNLSTLNLVTDVGVARVTRDLKRYGFQNIVNDLSITLGSMSVNLVEFSSAFSIFSNYGTQVKPYIVDKIVDRSNQTVNFEPQITFQNSEEQAYLLSSILKDTVDSGTGRRAKVAGIELAGKTGTTNDNMDAWFCGYSPTVQTIVWFGNDSNMPMRKTETGSTIAAPAFAHFYRKYLEIHPETQRTFIKPQGVYSTIYKGKEEYYTKTSPLPDGDSVITIDPNNQNQIEF from the coding sequence ATGTTAAAAAAATTTACAAAGATTATTTTTATACTATCTATATTTTTAGGTATTGCAATATTTGTTTTTTTGTATGATTTATATCAAACAATAAAAGATGATATAGATAAAGTTGTAAACTATAAACCAAAACTTAGCACTCAATTTTATGATAACAAAGGAAGACTTCTAGCAAATACATTTAAAGATGAAAATCGTGAATATGTAATTTATGATGATATTCCAGCTCGTGTAATTGAAGGATTAGTTGCTATTGAAGATACACAGTTTTTTGAACATTATGGAATAAATCCTGATGCAATTAGCAGAGCCATGATTAAGAATATTCAATCGGGTGGATATAGTGAAGGAGCTAGTACTTTAACTCAACAATTAATTAAAGTATTAGTTTTAACTAGAGAAAAAACTCTTTTAAGAAAGGTAAAAGAGGCTTTATTATCTTTAAGGCTTGAAACAATTTTAACAAAAGAGCAGATTCTAGAGAGATATTTAAATGAGGTATATTTTGGTCATGGTTATTATGGAATACAAACAGCTGCAAAAGGATATTTTAATAAAAATCTATATGAGTTAACTTTGAAAGAGATTGCAATTTTAGTTGGACTTCCAAGAGCTCCAAGTTTTTATGATCCAACAAAAAATCTTCAAATATCACTAACTAGAGCAAATCAAGTTGTATCAAGAATGCATACTCTTGGCTGGATTAATGATGAGCAATATGAAGAGGCTTTAAGTGAAACACCTGAAGTATTTAATCAAACACTTACACAAAATGTTGCTCCTTGGGCAATTGATTATGCTGTAAATGAGCTATCAACTCAATATCCAGATATTTTATATGGTGGATATAAAGTCTATTTAACTTTAGATTTAGATTTACAAAATATTGCTATTGATGCTTTAAATAAATCATATAATTTAGCAATAAATAGAAATGCAAACTATATTAAAGAGTTAGAGGAAAAAGATTGGATAAAAAATCCTCCAGCAGATGTAGAGTTAGATTATATTGATGATGAATTATTCAAAAAAGAGTTAAATGGTGCTTTACTTTCAATGGAAAATAGCACAGGTAAAATTTTGGCAATTGTAGGTGGAGTTGATTATAGTAAATCTATGTTTCATAGAGCCTATCAATCAAAAAGACAAGCTGGAAGCGCTATAAAACCATTCTTTTATCAAACAGCTTTAAACGAAGGGTATAATCCAGCTACACAACTTTTTGATATAAGTAGAACATACACATTTGAAGTTGATGGTGTTGAGCAAAGATGGTCACCAAGAAATTATGGAGAAAATTTTAAAGGTGTTGTAACTTTAAGAGAGTCTTTAATGCAGTCAAGAAATCTCTCAACACTAAATTTAGTAACAGATGTTGGAGTTGCAAGAGTTACAAGAGATTTAAAAAGATATGGATTTCAAAATATTGTAAATGATTTATCTATAACTTTAGGTTCTATGAGTGTAAATTTAGTGGAATTTTCTAGTGCTTTTTCAATCTTTTCAAATTATGGAACTCAAGTTAAGCCTTATATAGTTGATAAAATAGTTGATAGAAGCAATCAAACTGTAAATTTTGAACCACAAATAACTTTCCAAAATAGTGAAGAACAGGCATATTTATTAAGTTCAATTTTAAAAGATACAGTTGATAGCGGAACAGGAAGAAGAGCAAAAGTAGCTGGAATTGAACTAGCTGGGAAAACTGGTACAACAAATGATAATATGGATGCTTGGTTTTGTGGATATTCACCAACAGTTCAAACTATAGTTTGGTTTGGAAATGATAGCAATATGCCAATGAGAAAAACTGAAACAGGAAGTACAATAGCAGCACCCGCTTTTGCACATTTTTATAGAAAATATTTAGAAATTCATCCTGAAACACAAAGAACATTTATAAAACCACAAGGTGTTTATTCTACAATATATAAAGGGAAAGAGGAGTATTATACAAAAACTTCACCTCTTCCTGATGGTGATTCTGTAATAACTATAGATCCAAATAACCAAAATCAAATAGAGTTTTAA